In the genome of Spodoptera frugiperda isolate SF20-4 chromosome 1, AGI-APGP_CSIRO_Sfru_2.0, whole genome shotgun sequence, the window TGTTCCGAAAATCGATAAGCGTCTTACTTGGCCATGATCGCTTCCAAATTGCGTAGGTACTATACCTACTTACGTATACTGTCGCGCCCCTTCTGTCTGTGTCTCCGATTGCTTTGGCCCGGTGCACGCAATATTCACCCCTCTTTATGGCAGTGACGTCATCTTTCGCAAACTACTGAAcgtcatacatatttttattgcattgtgACCATGGAAAATACTTGTAGGTCGCTATGGGGTTTGTACTTTGTAACTAGTCCTAGACTTAGACttactattataaatgtgaaagtttgtttgtttggatgtttgtccgtcaaacacgctgaaactactgaacggattttgatgaaattgatttgtttctgtaaatcgtgtataatatttataaataatctaaatCTTTTGATTGTTTGAAATTCAAAGGACCTATCATTATTGATTGACAGAATTGTTTGAAAGGATTGATTGGGATTTAGGAAACAATCACTCAAATACTCACTCATATCACATCACTTATGTATGAAGGTTGATAATGAATATGCCTCGTTTTTCGAATCTGCATCTGAATTCTGATGATGGAAGACTAAAAAGGGCAAGAGTCTGACAAGACGTTTTCCTACTTCAATTCAATTTTGAAagaatatttaatactagctatttccgcgcggtttcacccgctctgtttgactccttcctcgataaatgcacaatccaatacaaaaagaattattcaattcggaccagtagttcctgagattagcgcgttcaaacaaacaaacaaactcttcagctttataatattagtatagatgataCTTATCAGGTACGATTTCGAAATTGTGAATCTAGACTAGATTTTCAGCACGACTTCATGACAATAAGCTAGCTCTCTATTACATATGACTAATGGCACAATTAGCGCAGTGCGTGTTTGCACATCTTCGTGTAAAACCACTCGATTGTTATTTCAGGAGCATTGTTTTAGCTGAAATCTTTCTTATTCAATAAAGTCTAGATATTCTCTTGAAATCTAGATATCTTGAATTTGATTCTTGATCTTATTACCTCCACCCACATAGATTCTGATGATAGACTTATCATGACTGTAGCCgggtggttttccgaaaaaaatcacaaaatgttaacggcgtcattatcctcaaccaaaagttaacaattctgccgattaaaacacaaaatttggtttcaataaaataagctgtgacactgctctcaaccaatacaataaaaataaggatgataataagctaccgcgatgcttaataacgcaggagattaatgatttgttaaataaaagttaaagtttttcggaaaaccacccAGCCTATTATGTGGACTGTGTGAATTTGATATCATGACTGCATGCCGTATGCATATTACTAAATTTTGAGTAGATACGAGATACTAAATAAGCGTCCTagcagcgggtttaccggggctccggcttgaaaagcagaagtaggaacggggcggtttttagttagtaagagtctgatattccctcttATCTCGTCCAAGGCAGCAGAAGTCTTTTAATGATTTTGCCCTTATAAAAGCTATCCGTACtaggagtttgttttacgttaaacgaaaacgataCAAGATCGGCTTCGGCGATTGGCCAGCACAAATGAAACTCTTACTAAGCCTTCTGCTTGGTTGGTTCAATGGTGTAGGCCAATAATGGCGCCGAACGCGGTAACGCTTTAGAACCCAAATATAACTTTCCTCTTATAAATAGAGACACTAATCTGCCAAAGACCAAGAAAAATAGCAGCATTCTCAACTAAAGACATTCACAAATATACTTCcgaaaaaacaatacaaatgtcCAGTTTCTCCAATATTGACTAGCAGCACATGTACATACACTATGTAATGTTAATTGCACGAAATGCCGCTCAAACAGTTTACTCGATAACCGCGCAATGTGTttgtattgaattaattttcctCAGTTTTTTGCTATACGGAATCTTAATTGTTAAGTCGCTTCGGAATCGCTGTATCATTAGCAAGATcgaatatgtatatagatttaAATAGGTAGTATATaagtaacgtaacgtcacgccttttatccccgaaggagtaggcagacgtgcacattacggcacgtaatgccgctatatacaatgtacacccacttttcacgatttgtgttataagtctcatgtaatagggggtgagcctattgccatataatggcaacaattccagactccgtgctactattgagaaattttcgaaaaactgaaaaatcccCAGTAATtgtttgcccaacccgggaatcgaacccgagacctcttgtctagtagccgcacttgcgatcactcgttCAAAGAGGCAGTCTATAGGTATTTAAGTCGAGTAGTATATAAGTATActtagtaaatatgtatatgactCGTCTGTGAGATGATTTGTTTGCACAAGtgcattttttaaaatatggtaATGAGAATGTGAAATTTGAATTTTGTGTCTTACTTACTGGTGGTTGAGTCACTTTAGTTAGTGCGACTGTTCAGTAGAAGTAATGTGACAAGATTACTGTGTTGCAACATATTATGTATCCGTTTTATATGCGTGTTGTGCGTGCATATAATCAAGATGcattataattgtataatgGTATTATTCATATTTGCACACGTCAGATTGTAGCTAGCTAGTGAAGAATTGCTCTTTAAACTGATAACCAGGTCAAGATGTATCTGATAGAATATAGACCTGTTAAACAGTAAGGTAACACTAATTTTGCACGGTTGACGCGTTGGCTgcgcaactggctaccgtgttCTTCTCTGAGATTCTCGATTCTCTTTGTGtcacccacaaattgttgtttcgggactTATACGTATGTGAACTTGGTATGTTtctaaatgcacccacgacacaggagaaaatcctagtgcgaggcaacgttttttagaaaaataaattaaagcttTTCTTTTATTAAGCTATGTCTTAATTGTTGTTACAGAACAAAGGTTACAAAGTAAAAAGCAACAAGTACAGAAATGGCAGAGGTATACGGAGCCAGGAGACGAGCTGGAGCCCACAGCCTCGTCCCCCATGAAGAGGTCCTCGCGAAACCTTTCGGATGACTTCGAAAACGGGGATGATGACGACAGCCCCCTACCAGAAGGAGTACTTACTACTAATCTAGGTCTTGATATTGTAGTTGTGGCAACTAAGGTTAGTGAAATAgtagctttgttttttttatggtataagccggtaaacgagttaggatcacctgatggtaagcaatcgctaccgcctatggacacctgtaACAGcagaggtgttataagtgcgttgccggccttttaggggttagaaatttaagggatgttgaggaatcggggaatgggacgactgggaaagggggtaattgggctacCACAACAATGGAGTTACAAACCAACCTTTTGGGGATTGGGCaatttggggattaggaatggCGTATGGAGAGCGTAGGATAAggctttcggtaacctcacccaaTGTATCAATGTTGTGGCTAAATTCTAGaccattttttatacaaaatactgtCACCATTTCCCCAACCGACATAGCCCCCAAAGTATTTAAATTCCATAATGCTTTTCTCTAAGAAAGCACAGCTTCAGTTTCTTATTTACTTCTGAACATTTTAATGTACAACTCTACCTCTTAACTCCACAGACTGACTACATGAGCACCCTAGAGAAGGAACACGATTATCGCGACGAGAATTTTGACTTCATGCAGCAGTGGATCCGAAGGTTCTGTCTTCAGTATGGAGCTGCCTTGTTCTATACCAGCGCCAAGGAAGACAAGAACTGCGACCTGCTATACAAGTACCTTACTCATAGGATATATGGCCTGCCTTTTAGGACGCCTGCTCTTATTGTGGAAAAGGATGCCGTTTTGATGTGAGTATTAAGTGATagtttgtaaaatatacaacgtcacgccttttatccccgaggcagaggtgcacattacggcacgtaatgccgctatacaatgtacacccgcttttcaccatttgtgttattataagtcccatgtaataggggtgaggctattgccatatactgggcacaattccagactccgtgctactactgagatatttttgaagagccgaaaaaagcccagtaataataGTTAGTAAAAATATGTACTAAAAGATTTGTTTCAGACTTCTTGAGTTATATTAGCTGACTGAAACTAGAGGtcgttttaattttacatttagaACTGCTTCCcaaaaaacaattacattatagTAGTTATTAACGTAATGTATAGAAGTGATTTTTTCTAAGATTATGTAGACATCATTGACATAATAGTGAAAGGAAaactattataagtttgaaatcgccaatcgaACTTGAGCAAGAGCGTGgtgtattgttataataactatcgtgagacatactaaattaactaaaaaatcacggttatgTACTtgatgtgagtaaaccgtgagttTTTAGTCAATTAAGAGTGTGATGATTAAACTTCATACCACCTACGTGTTAGAAGAAGAAGTCTTTGCTCAATAGTGGGCAGTTACAGACTGATGACGATAATTCGACGTGTTTCAAAGTGAGTAAAGCTATGTATGAAATTGTTACAGACCGGCTGGCTGGGACAGCATGAAGAAAATTAGTATATTGTACGAGAACATGCAGACGTGTAAGCCAGACGATTACTACAGAGACATTATCGTGCAGCCCGTTATACGGAAAGTAAGTTCTAGATGTCATTAATCCACTTctaattgtaaaaagaaaatttattgcATCCACTTGAAATTGTATTGAGTTTAATATGATAGGATTTGCTTAATAGTTTAAACTAATGTTACCATTTGTGTTGACGAAACACACAATAAACACACAGTAACACGAggtaacttgactagtttcaagccaaactAGGAGCTTATATCTATGAGCTCGAAAATAGTCGactaactaaactaaatatttaaccGTGTATTAGTGACTCGtttactaattataaataatgtattttccaGAGCGGTGCGAACCGCGAGGCGGAGGTCCAGGCGGAGGACGAGCAGGCCTTCCTGCAGCGGCAGCTGGCCGCGCTGCAGGccggcgcccccgcgccccgcgccgaCTCCCCGCTCCGGGCCACGCAGCGCTCCGCCGCACAGGTACCGGACCATATTGCGCATAGTAAACATACAACTTTAATGTAAAGATCAGGacgtctactctaattcaacgaaaaacgaagtttcgtccgtaACTGTGCAGAtttcatactacaattctatttattgcgaactattgtgaacaaaaatgaacgaatgaaatgaagataaataaatggttttgatttgaaattaagaataaaaggttattttaagtaattttagtagaacattaataaaacctaagattaaacgaaacttcgcattcgagaaccggagtagccctacaggcAAACAGACACTTTTACCTTCGCATAGAATGACTTCCGCTTGTACAACTATGGATTTATCACCTGTTACTTAACAAACCTCTTTACTTCACAGTTGGACGGCGCAAAGATCGGCATGGGTCCGGGCACGCCTGGCAACGAGGGTGTGCTGGCGAACTTCTTCAACTCGCTGCTGTACAAGAAGACAGGGTCCCCGGCGGGGCGCGGGGACGCGTCccccgcggcggcggcggcccgcTCCGACGCGGCGGCCGAGCTGGACCGCCTCACCCGCGCCAAGCCGCgccccgccgcgccgccgccaccCATCGACCTCAACTCCTCGTCTGACTGCTAGCGCAGTCTCTAGGTTCGATACTGCTATACATAATACGCGAACTATACTAACTTGACAACTATTTCAGCTAAGTAATACTAAGGTTCAAACTTACTCCGTCAAAGCAAAGCCGTGTCAAGCGTAGCGACGCGGATTtttgaaacacaacgcaagcgttgtttcacgtcgtttttcggtgaggccgtggtatcactccggtcgagccggcccattcgtgccgaagcatggctcttccacacttaaatgttttataaaccaTCAAACATTATAGAATGTCGTTATTCACACCACTCCTTTCATCTCTTTTTGTTTCCTCATTAAGGAGATAGGGTCTTTTGTTTTAGAGAAAACTAAAGTCATACAAAATAACCCTATTTTCATATATTTCCAGGTAGACGTAGTGCGGCTGAAGGTCCGTAGTGTCTTGGACGCCGCCGATATCTCCTCCACGCTGGCTTCTACTGCAGTCGTCGGCCACTTGGTAAGCATCCGTTACACAAGAGATTCCACGTGGCTCACATCGGCGACTTACGTATTCGGTTTATACTTAACACGTGGTTATACGGATTTTTGAAAGATTGCCTCAAATATTCCAACGTATATCTCCTTGCAAACGCATAATAAATAGTGATAAGTCTCATTTATTTTGAGGATCTTTTGTCTTTAAGGCAGCGGCAGTGTTGCTCGCAAATGTCGGATATTTAAGCGGCTATGATGTGACATTTCAAATGCGATATTCTGGTCGCTCATTCATCAGATACTTGCGCAAAGTAAAGGATGCGTGCATTGCCTTATAACAAAGGACATTTTTCAACTGCTTTGCTATTTCAATTCATCTGCACAGTACTTACCTTAGCTTACCGCCCCATAATCAAGTGAATCTCTAGATAAACGTAGATACAACGAACCCGTATAGTTTTCGTGTTATAAACACGAAGATAGATAAATAAACGTAGCTGTTAATTTATAAAGGCAGCTCTGATGTGTCAGTCTTTCAAAAAACGTTGTAAATGTCGGCGAGAGTTTTACACTGCGATTAATGTTgccaatttacatttttatgtaaaaaaaaagtattaaacgTGTTTACAAAATGAATTGTTATGAAGTCTGTCTGTTGTTTACTTgaattttcaatatattttatgtttattggtgATTTCAAGCTCCGTATCGTTTTGCGCTAATTAATTGTCATGTTTGCGCAAAGTTGCGCAAAATACAGTCAACTAGCTGTCATAATTGAGTTTATTGTCTCGTTATTATAAGCAATTATAATTTCAGTTACAATGTATTTCATCCCTAATCTTTTCGAGACAGACCGATAAAATATTCTATATAATATCTAAAAGTAACAAGTATTATTATCGCAGTATGCAACTCTCTGTCGATATGCCACGTCATAGAATCGCCACGATAACCAACCATGGCGATTAGTGATTGTATTATGTAACGacaatttagattttataataattaataatattgtaaaattaactCGAAAGGGCTTGGGACATTTTGGGTTTGAGATTTGTTACCTAGAACTATGAACTATGTTCAGTAAAATctcgatttaaaataaatctagtcGGGAAATTAGTCGTTATTAAGTTTATTGGAAATGTTGAGCCGATATCTAAACTAGGTTTTTGTTAAATCGAAATTTTGTTGAACCACACAACAAAGAATGGTTAACATAGATTATTAATATCTTGTTAAGTAAGACTCCTTTGAATAAGACCCATTACTCgagtcggacaaagtattattgaggtTTTAATCGGTACTAATATGGAGTCTAAATGACTCGCTCTCTATTACAtgtgactaataaaagaaagaattaaattgagtaaacttaataaaaaacgGTTCGGaacttaaattaaacatttcttgtcagtatttgtattaaatattagaATTATGCATTGTAGCTTGCAGTTTTTTAAGTAGGTTTTGTGTCATTCCAACTTAAATGTCGCTTTTATGTTGTAGGTAAAATGCACAGACTTCCGATATTCCAACGCGTTTTTGCTTTGCTAAACACATGCTAAATGCACATAAAATAAGGTTTAAGATTCAATTCATACTACCGCAGAGTCGTAGTCGAAATGTAGATCTGAAAGGTCACAGCAAATTCACCCTTACGTCCATAGCAAGTAACGCACATATTTCCTgagatcaaaatattttttctcacaAGGAAAAATGTGCAATACTTATTAAGAGCTAAGGTTAAATTTGCAATGACACTTCATATTCATACTTTTACACACTTCGACTGTGTGTTAGTTATTGAATgcataaagaaaagaaaaatattgcaatCTTTGCtgcaaatgtaattaaataaaatcaaaagacCCTGATGTCTCAGCCCTAGGTATAGGAACAACTATAATACATTTCCATTTCTATCGAAACTAAATGCGAATTTAATTTCCTAATTAAAACGCAGCGTTTATttgtaacatttgttttatgatattaaaataagtatttatttagatagTCTTTTGTGTAAATGTTAGGTAACACGACTCTTTTGGGACTATCCAAtcgaaataaagtaataaatatatgaaattaatacccatattttgatttgtatttagtCTTCTGTGGACTGGTGTGAACTGTCAAATAGCAGCGAAAAGCAAACAGAACTATCTTTGTTGTCAAAATAAAGGTGTTTCCTGTTTGGCAGAATGTCCAAGAAGGTCTTTTAACAGCAACACAATTTGAAGCTTTAATGCCTTCAGAATAAAGTcaaatttgaaatgaaattagtTCCAAAAAATCAGTCTCCTTACAAAGTATTGAGACTGCCGAAAGAGGATCGTGTTACCAAACGTTTATTTGGAAAACgacacgaaataaaaaaaagtaatcctAGTGAAAGGTTTTATTATCATCTGAGATTATGGAGGTCTCGACGAGACCCTCCCAGAAGACTGGCGGTGCAATGACAGATGGTTTTATGCACAATGAAGTCACTATTTGTACAAACCATTCAACAGTGTATGGCTAATGctaattatgtatgttgtaaaacatttttttttaattaattgttttttttgctCACCTGTATTTCTAGATTCGCTTCTGTAATTGGACTCAATGGTGACCTTTATTGTGTTGTGGTAaccgaatttatttattatggaaatatattaattatttggaatattttttttaataccccGTTTCCTTatctattgttgttttttacatTGTGACTGTATTAATTGGATTTTGTTCACATGTGGTGCAATACTGAACATTCCAAACCTGGTTTGGTGCTTATTgtaatagtaaaattattattaattatacaatgGAGTTTCATTTAACGTTTCTTGCCTGCGCTCTCTCGTACACGAAATTAAGGGCTTGCATTAAAGGTCACTATTATTCCAACAAATACATTCTAATATAAaccaaaaacattctgtaataaagtataaattcaTATCTTAGAGTACTTAACAGTTTAGTAAATTCAAATGGTAATGAAAATAACAGAAGTAAGAGCA includes:
- the LOC118273159 gene encoding cytoplasmic dynein 1 light intermediate chain 2, producing the protein METNGQANGLKSKKKENGDVKDNLWSSILEEVQNQGNTKLPSNKNVLVLGDNETGKTTLVAKLQGVEDPKKGSALEYAYIDVRDEYRDDQTRLSVWVLDGDPGHTNLLKFALNEETFPHTLVLLTVAMTTPWGILDQLQSWASVLGDHIDKLDLTPEQRLQSKKQQVQKWQRYTEPGDELEPTASSPMKRSSRNLSDDFENGDDDDSPLPEGVLTTNLGLDIVVVATKTDYMSTLEKEHDYRDENFDFMQQWIRRFCLQYGAALFYTSAKEDKNCDLLYKYLTHRIYGLPFRTPALIVEKDAVLIPAGWDSMKKISILYENMQTCKPDDYYRDIIVQPVIRKSGANREAEVQAEDEQAFLQRQLAALQAGAPAPRADSPLRATQRSAAQLDGAKIGMGPGTPGNEGVLANFFNSLLYKKTGSPAGRGDASPAAAAARSDAAAELDRLTRAKPRPAAPPPPIDLNSSSDC